A stretch of Halomonas elongata DSM 2581 DNA encodes these proteins:
- a CDS encoding TRAP transporter substrate-binding protein: MYKKLLGLSALGLVVASTQVQADEIVFAIGGTPQSLQGQTAQEFTRRLQERLGDEHQVELYDSGQLGNEQQLVQKLRLGTVDLAAISSIMSSIDSRFALFDMPFLVKDRDHLKRLDQEIIMKDLAEGIGDKGLRIVSTWENGFRHITNNERPIETPEDLNGLKLRTPQSEWRTRMFETWGANPTPMAFSEVFVALQTGVVDGQENPLSNINGAKFQEVQDYLSLSNHVYSPIWLTAGKGNWEKLPEDVRTAITEVGAETQGWALARGAELDENLVGTMREAGMEINRVDRDAFVEASAPVYQAYAERVDGGQELIDRAMTLAEE; this comes from the coding sequence ATGTACAAGAAACTACTCGGCCTTTCCGCTCTCGGTCTCGTGGTTGCCTCGACCCAGGTACAGGCCGACGAGATCGTCTTCGCTATCGGGGGGACGCCTCAGAGCCTCCAGGGACAGACGGCCCAGGAGTTCACCCGTCGTCTTCAGGAGCGTCTCGGTGACGAACATCAGGTGGAACTCTACGACAGTGGCCAACTCGGCAACGAGCAGCAACTGGTGCAGAAGTTGCGTCTGGGTACGGTCGACCTGGCTGCCATCTCTTCGATCATGTCCTCCATCGATTCCCGATTCGCCCTTTTTGACATGCCTTTCCTGGTCAAGGACCGCGATCATCTCAAGCGGCTCGACCAGGAAATCATCATGAAGGATCTGGCCGAAGGCATCGGGGACAAGGGGCTGCGGATCGTATCCACCTGGGAGAACGGTTTTCGCCATATCACTAACAACGAACGCCCGATCGAGACGCCCGAAGACCTCAATGGTCTCAAGCTGCGCACACCACAAAGCGAGTGGCGCACCAGGATGTTCGAGACTTGGGGGGCCAATCCCACACCAATGGCTTTCTCCGAAGTGTTCGTGGCACTGCAGACCGGCGTGGTCGATGGCCAGGAGAACCCGCTGAGCAATATCAATGGTGCCAAGTTTCAGGAAGTACAGGATTATCTATCGCTGTCCAACCATGTCTACTCGCCGATCTGGCTGACTGCCGGGAAAGGCAACTGGGAGAAGCTGCCCGAGGACGTGCGTACTGCTATCACCGAGGTCGGTGCCGAAACCCAGGGCTGGGCGCTGGCCAGGGGAGCAGAACTCGATGAGAACCTGGTCGGCACGATGCGCGAGGCTGGCATGGAGATCAATCGTGTCGACCGCGACGCCTTCGTCGAGGCCAGTGCCCCTGTCTACCAGGCTTATGCCGAGCGAGTCGATGGAGGCCAGGAGCTGATTGACCGGGCCATGACACTGGCTGAGGAGTAA
- the gpmI gene encoding 2,3-bisphosphoglycerate-independent phosphoglycerate mutase — MTDTSTPTPRPVALIILDGYGHNPDAAHNAVQAARTPVMDRLWAERPHALLHTDGRYVGLPDGQMGNSEVGHMNLGAGRIVYQDFTRITKAIEDNELADNAILTDAIDAAVNAGKAVHLLGLLSPGGVHSHEDHILAMAELAAQRGAKRIYLHGFLDGRDTAPKSALASIERANAKLAELVGADNGFVASLIGRYFAMDRDNRWERVEQAYRLVTEGHGEYRAASAEAGLQAAYERGETDEFVTSTAIVSSGTPITMEDGDAALFMNFRADRARELTRAFVEDDFDGFERRAHPRLANGSLVTMTQYAADIPAPAAFPPADLPNTLGEVMEQRDLTQLRIAETEKYAHVTFFFSGGREAEFQGETRILVPSPQDVKTYDEKPEMSAVEVTDRLVDAIESDAFDLIVCNYANGDMVGHTGDFDAAVAAIEAVDTCVGRVVEAIEKAGGACLITADHGNAEQMVHPETGAPQTAHTTFQVPLVYVGERPRKLLDDGSLCDLAPTLLAMMDQPVPEEMTGRILIEPQ; from the coding sequence ATGACCGATACATCGACCCCGACACCCCGCCCGGTGGCACTGATCATCCTCGACGGCTACGGCCACAACCCGGATGCCGCCCACAATGCGGTCCAGGCCGCGCGCACGCCGGTAATGGATCGTCTCTGGGCAGAGCGTCCCCACGCCCTGCTGCATACCGACGGACGCTACGTGGGCCTGCCCGACGGCCAGATGGGCAACTCGGAAGTCGGCCACATGAACCTCGGGGCCGGGCGCATCGTCTATCAGGACTTCACGCGCATCACCAAGGCCATCGAAGACAACGAGCTGGCCGACAACGCCATCCTGACCGACGCCATCGACGCCGCCGTGAACGCCGGCAAGGCGGTCCACCTGCTCGGTCTGCTGTCGCCGGGCGGCGTGCACAGTCACGAGGACCACATCCTGGCCATGGCCGAACTGGCCGCCCAGCGCGGTGCCAAGCGCATCTACCTGCACGGTTTCCTCGACGGCCGCGATACCGCTCCGAAGAGCGCCCTGGCCTCCATCGAGCGGGCCAACGCCAAGCTGGCCGAGCTGGTCGGTGCCGACAACGGTTTCGTCGCCTCGTTGATCGGCCGCTATTTCGCCATGGACCGCGACAACCGCTGGGAGCGCGTCGAACAGGCCTACCGCCTGGTGACCGAAGGTCACGGCGAATATCGGGCCGCCAGTGCCGAGGCCGGCCTGCAGGCCGCCTACGAACGCGGCGAGACCGACGAATTCGTCACCTCCACCGCCATCGTGTCGAGTGGCACGCCGATCACCATGGAAGACGGCGACGCCGCCCTGTTCATGAACTTCCGCGCCGACCGCGCCAGGGAACTGACCCGCGCCTTCGTCGAGGACGACTTCGATGGTTTCGAGCGCCGGGCCCACCCCCGGCTGGCCAATGGCAGCCTGGTGACCATGACCCAGTATGCCGCCGACATCCCGGCACCGGCCGCCTTCCCGCCGGCCGACCTGCCCAACACCCTGGGCGAGGTGATGGAGCAGCGCGACCTGACCCAGCTGCGTATCGCCGAGACCGAAAAGTACGCTCACGTCACCTTCTTCTTCTCCGGCGGTCGCGAAGCCGAGTTCCAGGGCGAGACCCGGATCCTGGTGCCCTCGCCCCAGGACGTGAAGACCTATGACGAAAAGCCCGAGATGAGCGCCGTGGAGGTCACCGACCGCCTGGTCGATGCCATCGAATCCGACGCCTTCGATCTGATCGTGTGCAACTACGCCAACGGCGACATGGTCGGCCATACCGGTGACTTCGATGCCGCCGTGGCCGCCATCGAGGCCGTGGACACCTGCGTGGGTCGCGTGGTCGAGGCCATCGAGAAGGCCGGCGGCGCCTGCCTGATCACCGCCGACCACGGCAACGCCGAACAGATGGTGCACCCCGAGACCGGCGCGCCGCAGACCGCCCACACCACCTTCCAGGTACCGCTGGTCTATGTCGGCGAGCGTCCGCGCAAGCTCCTCGACGATGGCAGCCTGTGCGACCTCGCGCCGACACTGCTGGCGATGATGGACCAGCCGGTACCCGAAGAGATGACCGGCCGGATTCTGATCGAACCTCAGTGA
- a CDS encoding murein hydrolase activator EnvC family protein translates to MSESFPRRNGARCLLPLVLWLAVSPAIAVTDEREARQRLDAIGERIQSVTQELDATGQERDEASEALRKIETQLAETHSRLDDIQAQRRSLNDEVIELEEERERLEAERQEQIAALEQQIDALYRLGLTPQLKLLLNQDDPSRLDRLQTYLNHLAEARNARLEELDRLDKALDDNQQALDERGQQLEQLAAELEKRSAELASQMDERKALVAKLDERYATKEARLSALDQDRAHAEQVLQQVQERLARLERPPPSTAIGETRGDLPWPVQGKVTSAFRQGRGVHRDGMLIRTAAGTPVEAVHAGRVVFADWMRGFGNLLIIDHGDGVMTLYAHLQHFSTEVGAAIETGQTIGVVGASGGQSSPGLYFEVRRAGDPIDPQSWVARR, encoded by the coding sequence GTGAGCGAGTCATTCCCACGCCGGAATGGCGCACGCTGCCTGCTGCCACTGGTGCTATGGCTGGCCGTATCGCCGGCCATAGCGGTCACCGATGAGCGAGAGGCACGCCAGCGACTGGACGCCATCGGTGAACGCATCCAGAGCGTCACCCAGGAGCTCGATGCCACCGGTCAGGAGCGGGACGAGGCCAGTGAGGCACTGCGCAAGATCGAGACGCAACTGGCCGAGACCCATAGCCGCCTCGACGACATTCAGGCGCAGCGACGCTCGCTGAACGACGAGGTCATCGAGTTGGAGGAGGAGCGCGAACGCCTGGAGGCCGAGCGCCAGGAGCAGATTGCCGCCCTCGAGCAACAGATCGATGCCCTCTATCGTCTCGGCCTGACCCCACAGCTCAAGCTGCTGCTCAATCAGGACGACCCGAGCCGGCTGGACCGCCTGCAGACCTACCTCAACCATCTCGCCGAAGCCCGCAATGCCCGGCTGGAGGAACTCGACAGGCTGGACAAGGCATTGGACGACAACCAGCAGGCCCTGGACGAGCGCGGCCAACAGCTGGAGCAACTGGCCGCCGAGCTGGAAAAACGCAGTGCCGAGCTGGCCAGCCAGATGGACGAGCGCAAGGCGCTGGTGGCCAAGCTGGACGAGCGCTACGCCACCAAGGAGGCGCGCTTGTCCGCCCTCGATCAGGACCGGGCGCATGCCGAGCAAGTGCTGCAGCAGGTGCAGGAGCGCCTGGCCCGCCTCGAGCGTCCGCCGCCCTCCACTGCCATCGGCGAAACCCGGGGCGATCTTCCCTGGCCGGTCCAGGGGAAGGTGACTTCCGCCTTCCGGCAGGGGCGCGGCGTGCATCGCGACGGTATGCTGATCCGCACCGCGGCCGGCACGCCGGTCGAGGCGGTACATGCCGGCCGGGTCGTGTTCGCCGACTGGATGCGCGGCTTCGGCAACCTGCTGATCATCGATCACGGCGATGGCGTGATGACCCTGTATGCCCACCTGCAGCACTTCAGCACCGAGGTCGGCGCCGCCATCGAGACGGGACAGACCATCGGCGTGGTGGGTGCCTCCGGGGGCCAGTCCTCCCCGGG
- a CDS encoding FadR/GntR family transcriptional regulator: MTLRAFADEKALKSQTKKEILADKLIDMVLTGLLRDGDELPSERELAQLFSVSRETVRGALAQLTAHGLASVSHGSKSRICASAATIERFQHHPGRQQEAEVNQFDVDSVFESRLVVESAIARRAARYIDESGLQQLGQLLEAQSQLFNSPVHFQLSDQNFHKLISEYARNEILLRYSQELYAFGLSIRRQVMVEAGSIEQSYREHCRIVEALSAGDPDAAERAMLAHLDSVYRTTREKLDAPTSS, from the coding sequence ATGACGCTGCGGGCCTTTGCCGACGAAAAAGCGCTGAAAAGCCAAACCAAGAAGGAAATCCTGGCCGACAAGCTGATCGACATGGTGTTGACGGGATTATTGAGGGATGGAGACGAACTGCCCAGTGAACGCGAACTGGCACAGCTGTTCAGTGTCAGCCGGGAAACCGTCAGGGGAGCATTGGCCCAATTGACGGCGCATGGTCTGGCCAGCGTCTCGCATGGCAGCAAATCTCGGATCTGCGCCAGTGCGGCGACGATAGAACGTTTCCAGCATCATCCCGGTCGCCAGCAAGAGGCTGAGGTCAACCAGTTCGACGTAGACAGCGTTTTCGAGAGCCGCCTGGTCGTCGAGTCAGCAATTGCCCGACGTGCCGCGCGCTATATCGATGAGTCCGGCCTCCAGCAACTGGGGCAGTTGCTGGAGGCCCAGAGCCAGCTGTTCAACTCCCCAGTGCACTTCCAACTGTCAGACCAGAACTTCCACAAGTTGATCTCGGAATATGCCCGTAACGAAATACTCCTGCGCTACTCTCAGGAGCTCTATGCCTTCGGGCTAAGCATTCGGCGTCAGGTAATGGTAGAAGCCGGCTCCATCGAGCAAAGCTACCGGGAGCACTGTCGGATCGTCGAAGCCTTGAGTGCCGGCGATCCCGATGCCGCGGAGCGTGCCATGCTGGCCCACCTGGACAGTGTCTATCGCACGACTCGCGAGAAACTGGACGCCCCCACCTCCAGCTGA
- a CDS encoding TRAP transporter small permease, translated as MTLLERCRLGLERLLEVFTVTLLLALTIIVLGAVAFRTLGSSIPWYDEVASVGLAWLSFYGANLAALKRAHMGFPGLVAKAPMPLRTILFLSSEVIVVGFFLVVGFYGYRVLEVLAWDTLVALPSVHLDVTQSVIPISAALFILCELLSLPMAWRKMRSGVNGEEEEIEAAIRQAEDDLKEHRA; from the coding sequence ATGACCCTGTTGGAGCGTTGTCGACTCGGCCTGGAGCGCCTGCTGGAAGTATTCACCGTGACCCTGCTCTTGGCGCTGACGATTATCGTGCTGGGCGCCGTGGCCTTTCGCACGCTGGGCAGCTCGATTCCTTGGTACGACGAGGTGGCTTCGGTAGGTCTGGCCTGGCTGAGCTTTTACGGTGCCAACCTGGCGGCCCTGAAGCGTGCTCACATGGGTTTTCCCGGCCTGGTAGCCAAGGCGCCGATGCCACTGCGTACCATTCTGTTCCTCTCCTCCGAAGTCATCGTGGTCGGTTTTTTCCTTGTAGTGGGTTTCTACGGTTATCGGGTCCTCGAGGTTCTGGCTTGGGACACGCTGGTGGCTCTGCCGTCTGTCCACCTCGATGTCACTCAATCCGTGATTCCCATAAGCGCCGCGCTGTTCATTCTCTGCGAGCTACTTAGCCTGCCCATGGCCTGGCGCAAGATGCGCAGCGGCGTGAACGGCGAGGAAGAGGAGATCGAGGCCGCCATCCGGCAGGCTGAAGACGATCTTAAGGAGCATCGTGCATGA
- the secB gene encoding protein-export chaperone SecB: MAEDNNQGNGANGQAADQQDKPQVQFALQRIYIKDLSFEAPNSPSVFQQPFKPKVGLDLDTTHQKVGEDLYEVVVKVTAQVTHSEEGTTSFLAEVEQAGMFRIGGLEGAQLDHTLGAFCPNVLFPYARECVDSLVNRGGFPPLMLAPVNFEAIYAQRKQREAQQQGEQATQ; the protein is encoded by the coding sequence ATGGCGGAAGACAACAACCAAGGCAACGGCGCCAACGGCCAGGCCGCCGACCAGCAGGACAAGCCGCAGGTACAATTCGCCCTGCAGCGCATCTATATCAAGGATCTGTCCTTCGAGGCGCCGAACTCTCCGTCGGTGTTCCAGCAGCCGTTCAAGCCCAAGGTCGGCCTGGACCTGGACACCACCCACCAGAAAGTCGGTGAGGACCTCTACGAAGTGGTGGTCAAGGTCACCGCCCAGGTGACTCATAGCGAGGAAGGCACGACTTCCTTCCTGGCCGAAGTCGAGCAGGCCGGCATGTTCCGCATCGGCGGCCTCGAGGGCGCGCAGCTGGATCATACCCTGGGTGCGTTCTGCCCCAATGTGCTGTTCCCCTATGCTCGCGAATGCGTCGATAGCCTGGTCAACCGTGGCGGCTTCCCCCCGCTGATGCTGGCGCCGGTGAACTTCGAGGCGATCTACGCCCAGCGCAAGCAGCGCGAGGCCCAGCAGCAGGGCGAGCAGGCCACGCAGTAA
- a CDS encoding rhodanese-like domain-containing protein — translation MIDQLFEFVQNHPLLVGAFLLVLLAWALYEVRSSGANGVSTSEATQLVNREDAVVLDIRETKEFKAGHIAGARNIPQSRIDDRIAELDKFKDKPVIVVCKHGQSSGAVQGKLAKAGFERALKLKGGMTQWQSDGLPLVKK, via the coding sequence ATGATCGATCAGCTGTTCGAATTCGTGCAGAACCATCCACTGCTGGTGGGCGCCTTCCTGCTGGTGTTACTCGCCTGGGCCCTCTACGAGGTCCGCAGCAGCGGCGCCAATGGTGTTTCCACCAGCGAGGCCACTCAGCTGGTCAATCGCGAGGACGCCGTGGTGCTCGACATCCGCGAGACCAAGGAATTCAAGGCGGGCCATATCGCCGGCGCGCGCAACATTCCCCAGAGCCGGATCGATGACCGAATCGCCGAGCTCGACAAGTTCAAGGACAAGCCGGTCATCGTGGTCTGCAAGCACGGCCAGAGTTCCGGTGCCGTCCAGGGCAAGCTGGCCAAGGCCGGCTTCGAGCGTGCACTCAAGCTCAAGGGCGGCATGACGCAGTGGCAGTCCGACGGCCTGCCGCTGGTCAAGAAGTGA
- a CDS encoding TRAP transporter large permease produces the protein MTLLIIIASLFALVLINVPIAVAIGVVGVVGVYLNMGAEALVNVPLTLFNGATKFPLIAIPLFIFAGALMNTSGISLRLINLVTALVGFVRGGLAMVNVGVSLFFAEISGSAVADVAATGSVLIPEMKRRKYHPDFSAAITSSSASLAIIIPPSLSMILYGAIADTSIVKLFVAGIVPGLIGAAGLAGACYYYAVKYDLPREAAFSLSTLGKAFREAFWALLLPVIILGGIFGGFVTATEGAGIAVLAALLIGGLVYRELNLKILYRAVIEGVIQTSVVMLLVATSAVLGLFLTEMQLPQQLAQQITSITRDPVLVLALLNVLLLMLGMFLHGAAAIILVVPIVMPLVQQIGIDPIHFGLILTLNLAIGQQTPPVASVLATSCSIAKTDIWNTTRVNLPMILVLFVVLMLVTYVPAIPMTLVNLFY, from the coding sequence ATGACTCTGCTCATCATCATCGCCTCACTATTCGCCCTGGTGCTGATCAATGTTCCTATCGCGGTGGCCATCGGCGTGGTCGGGGTCGTGGGTGTCTACCTCAACATGGGCGCCGAGGCGTTGGTCAATGTGCCGCTGACGCTATTCAATGGTGCGACCAAGTTCCCGCTGATCGCCATTCCGCTGTTCATCTTCGCTGGTGCGCTGATGAACACCTCGGGCATATCTTTGCGCCTGATCAACCTCGTCACCGCTCTTGTCGGCTTCGTGCGAGGTGGCCTGGCGATGGTCAACGTCGGGGTATCGCTATTCTTCGCCGAGATCTCTGGATCGGCAGTGGCCGATGTTGCCGCTACCGGCTCGGTATTGATTCCCGAGATGAAACGGCGCAAGTACCACCCCGATTTCTCCGCTGCCATTACCTCCTCCTCGGCCTCGCTGGCGATCATCATTCCACCGTCGTTGTCGATGATCCTCTACGGCGCCATTGCTGACACTTCAATCGTCAAGCTGTTCGTGGCAGGTATCGTACCAGGGTTGATCGGAGCGGCAGGACTGGCCGGCGCCTGCTACTACTATGCGGTGAAGTATGACCTGCCCCGGGAAGCGGCCTTCTCGTTGTCCACTCTGGGCAAGGCCTTCCGTGAGGCCTTTTGGGCCCTGTTGCTGCCAGTGATCATCCTCGGCGGTATCTTCGGTGGCTTCGTTACCGCCACAGAGGGTGCAGGTATCGCCGTACTCGCCGCGTTGCTGATCGGTGGGCTGGTCTATCGTGAACTGAACCTCAAGATCCTCTACCGGGCGGTGATCGAGGGGGTTATACAGACCTCAGTGGTGATGCTGCTGGTAGCCACCTCGGCGGTGTTGGGGCTGTTCCTCACCGAGATGCAGTTGCCCCAGCAGCTTGCCCAGCAGATTACTTCCATTACGCGGGATCCCGTGCTGGTGTTGGCGCTGCTCAACGTCTTGCTGTTGATGCTTGGCATGTTTCTGCATGGCGCGGCCGCCATCATCCTGGTGGTCCCCATCGTCATGCCGCTGGTTCAGCAGATCGGTATCGACCCGATCCACTTCGGCCTGATCTTGACCCTCAACCTGGCCATCGGCCAGCAGACGCCTCCGGTTGCCTCGGTACTGGCTACTTCCTGCTCCATCGCCAAGACGGACATCTGGAATACCACCCGCGTCAACCTGCCGATGATCCTGGTGCTGTTTGTTGTGCTGATGCTGGTCACCTATGTACCGGCCATCCCCATGACACTCGTCAATCTCTTCTATTGA
- a CDS encoding 16S rRNA (uracil(1498)-N(3))-methyltransferase: MSAKHSMGKAPRIHVAAELQAGGDVVLPDGAARHVARVLRLGPGAPVIIFDGQGNEAEAILTEAGRKQVVARVERVAAGRGESPLAVHLGQAISKGDRMDYAIQKAVELGVAEITPLYTEHGDVRLKGEREAKKLAHWQAVAASACEQCGRATLPPVYPPRSVVDWLAERDEPLCLVLHPGTPGGLDRHDDPVRAALLIGPEGGLSHAEVDAAADAGFASLTLGPRILRTETAPVVALSLLQNRFGDL; the protein is encoded by the coding sequence ATGAGCGCCAAGCATTCGATGGGCAAGGCCCCTCGCATTCATGTCGCCGCCGAGCTGCAGGCCGGCGGCGACGTGGTTCTGCCCGATGGCGCGGCGCGCCATGTGGCGAGAGTCCTGCGCCTGGGGCCCGGTGCGCCCGTGATCATCTTCGATGGTCAGGGCAATGAGGCCGAGGCGATCCTGACCGAGGCCGGTCGCAAGCAGGTGGTGGCTCGCGTCGAACGCGTTGCCGCCGGACGTGGCGAGTCGCCGCTGGCCGTGCACCTGGGGCAGGCCATCTCCAAGGGCGACCGCATGGACTACGCCATCCAGAAGGCCGTGGAACTGGGCGTCGCCGAGATCACGCCGCTTTACACCGAACATGGTGACGTGCGTCTCAAGGGCGAACGCGAGGCCAAGAAACTGGCCCATTGGCAGGCGGTTGCGGCCAGTGCCTGCGAACAGTGCGGTCGAGCCACCTTGCCGCCGGTGTATCCACCGCGCAGCGTGGTCGACTGGCTGGCCGAGCGTGACGAGCCCCTGTGCCTGGTGCTGCATCCCGGCACGCCCGGGGGGCTCGACCGGCATGACGACCCCGTTCGGGCGGCGTTGTTGATCGGACCCGAAGGTGGCCTCTCCCACGCCGAGGTGGATGCTGCCGCCGATGCCGGCTTCGCCTCCTTGACCCTCGGCCCGCGCATCCTGCGCACCGAGACCGCCCCGGTCGTCGCCTTGTCCCTGCTGCAGAACCGCTTCGGGGATTTGTGA
- a CDS encoding L-rhamnonate dehydratase, producing MKINNIRTRVFEWKGHTVPPRPHFCSNAMDELWDRGDSMGTFRFHGWTTVEIETDNGLVGLGNVALAPRIAKAIIDQYLAPLVIGQDPFDYEYLWQRMYRATHAWGRKGIGMAAISGVDIAIWDLMGKAVGQPVFKLLGGRTKEKIPCYASKLYRTDLKSMQEEAQSYLDQGFTAMKMRFGYGPKDGPAGMRANLDSVAAVREVIGEDVDLMLECYMGWNLEYAKRMLPRLERYQPRWLEEPVLADDIDGYAELNQLTCIPISGGEHEFTHYGFRQLLEKRAVSVVQYDTNRVGGITAARKINAIAESFSVPVIPHAGQMHNYHLTMSTLASPMAEFFPVHDVEIGNELFYYLFKGDPEPVDGFLDLSDDEPGLGLSLNEGYFDQFHIIE from the coding sequence ATGAAAATCAACAACATCCGCACCCGTGTCTTCGAATGGAAGGGCCACACCGTGCCTCCCAGACCCCACTTCTGCTCCAATGCCATGGACGAACTGTGGGACAGGGGCGATTCCATGGGGACGTTCCGCTTCCACGGCTGGACTACGGTCGAGATCGAGACCGACAACGGCCTGGTGGGGCTGGGCAATGTCGCCCTGGCACCGCGCATCGCCAAGGCGATCATCGACCAGTACCTGGCACCGCTGGTGATCGGTCAGGACCCCTTCGACTATGAGTACCTGTGGCAGCGCATGTATCGCGCCACCCATGCCTGGGGCCGCAAGGGCATCGGCATGGCCGCCATTTCTGGCGTCGATATCGCCATCTGGGACCTGATGGGCAAGGCCGTCGGCCAGCCGGTGTTCAAGCTGCTTGGCGGGCGTACCAAGGAGAAGATTCCCTGCTACGCTTCCAAGCTCTATCGCACCGACCTGAAGTCGATGCAGGAGGAGGCTCAGTCCTACCTCGACCAGGGCTTCACGGCCATGAAGATGCGCTTTGGCTACGGCCCCAAGGACGGTCCTGCGGGCATGCGTGCCAACCTCGACAGCGTTGCCGCGGTTCGCGAGGTGATCGGCGAGGACGTCGATCTGATGCTCGAGTGCTACATGGGCTGGAATCTGGAGTACGCCAAGCGCATGCTGCCGCGCCTGGAGCGCTATCAGCCACGCTGGCTGGAAGAGCCGGTGCTGGCCGACGATATCGACGGCTACGCCGAGCTCAATCAGCTCACCTGCATTCCCATTTCCGGTGGTGAGCACGAATTCACCCACTACGGCTTCCGCCAACTGCTCGAGAAGCGCGCCGTCTCGGTGGTGCAGTACGACACCAACCGTGTCGGAGGCATCACAGCAGCGCGCAAGATCAATGCCATCGCCGAATCGTTCAGCGTGCCCGTCATCCCTCATGCCGGGCAGATGCACAACTACCACCTGACCATGTCGACTCTGGCCTCGCCGATGGCCGAATTCTTCCCGGTCCACGACGTGGAGATAGGAAATGAGCTCTTCTACTACCTGTTCAAGGGGGACCCGGAGCCGGTCGACGGGTTCCTCGACCTCAGCGACGACGAACCAGGGCTCGGCCTGTCGCTCAACGAGGGTTACTTCGACCAGTTCCACATCATTGAGTGA
- a CDS encoding 4-hydroxythreonine-4-phosphate dehydrogenase PdxA — translation MTNTSPVIAVTLGDPAGIGPELIARLFAETPLFEGVHTVLVGDRWLWQEGQRVAGQSHRLPEIEDFAAARHHDGPVFLAVDSVAEGEVGYAEETAAGGASVLAVLSRCLEAAQAGEVDAICFAPLNKLSMKKGGLRHEDELHFFAERLGVEGYFCEFNTLGSLWTSRISSHIPLKDAASYVTRERIVAASELIHDSLKLAGFDAPRVAVAAFNPHGGEGGTCGREEIDVIAPAVEQCRAQGYPIDGPFPADTIFIKARDGEYDAIVTMYHDQGQIAIKLMGFKQGVTVQGGLPIPITTPAHGTAFDIAGQGKADMGPTRNAFSIACRMGANLRRQRLADATHA, via the coding sequence ATGACAAACACAAGTCCCGTCATCGCCGTCACCCTGGGTGACCCTGCCGGTATTGGCCCGGAACTGATCGCCCGTTTGTTCGCCGAGACTCCGCTGTTCGAAGGCGTCCATACGGTGCTGGTGGGTGACCGCTGGCTGTGGCAGGAAGGTCAGCGTGTTGCTGGCCAGAGCCACCGGTTGCCTGAGATCGAGGATTTCGCTGCCGCACGTCACCACGACGGGCCGGTCTTCCTGGCGGTCGACAGCGTTGCCGAGGGGGAGGTTGGTTATGCAGAAGAAACCGCGGCTGGCGGCGCTTCGGTGCTGGCCGTGCTATCTCGCTGCCTGGAAGCAGCCCAGGCCGGAGAGGTCGATGCCATCTGCTTCGCTCCGCTCAACAAGCTCTCGATGAAGAAGGGGGGGCTGCGCCATGAGGACGAACTGCACTTCTTCGCCGAGCGACTGGGGGTGGAAGGCTATTTCTGCGAGTTCAATACATTGGGCAGCCTGTGGACTTCGCGGATCTCCTCGCACATTCCGCTCAAGGACGCTGCGAGCTACGTGACTCGGGAACGCATCGTTGCCGCCAGCGAGCTGATTCATGACTCTCTGAAACTGGCCGGCTTCGATGCTCCGAGGGTCGCGGTGGCAGCTTTCAATCCCCATGGCGGTGAGGGCGGTACCTGCGGTCGCGAGGAAATCGACGTCATCGCCCCCGCTGTTGAACAGTGCCGGGCTCAGGGATATCCCATCGATGGTCCCTTTCCCGCCGACACCATTTTCATCAAGGCCCGTGACGGCGAGTACGACGCCATCGTCACCATGTACCACGACCAGGGGCAAATCGCGATCAAGCTGATGGGCTTCAAGCAGGGCGTCACCGTCCAAGGAGGCTTGCCAATCCCCATCACTACGCCGGCCCATGGTACCGCCTTTGATATTGCCGGCCAGGGAAAGGCCGATATGGGCCCCACCCGCAATGCTTTCTCCATCGCCTGCCGCATGGGGGCCAACCTGCGCCGCCAGCGACTCGCCGACGCCACGCACGCTTGA